One genomic window of Fusarium keratoplasticum isolate Fu6.1 chromosome 3, whole genome shotgun sequence includes the following:
- a CDS encoding Zn(2)-C6 fungal-type domain-containing protein — protein sequence MLASPERRFLWQYFLSAAETDFLCLDWEDVGHLYAYQHPYITNLPYMALSNAALRGAIFCFSAAQYQLRFEREDFIVTKSVTCSEAVRSIEIQLSSTTRDESNLLSIVYAATLLYSFGPERRDYLRIASQLVIEFLAGWKPEANTSKSYPEITLTEYRWTVICTLCSLQKPNPALGDRICHMIEMGDYEVEQKYSNAFQSWVSHPIYTFSPRLVNPLLRIGRLLQSQLSQLDGGADHEPPPTWESRVAEAEEILLQARERDASVSESALDGADPVAVVALNESMYAASSILLYARIHGMPFTAPFIRRQARIVVDEISKIQPTSHVSYAIVFPLFVAGCEAVEPQVRDVVEQRLREPRGVSYNRGDVIGALHRIWEIRDLEPGLPWPHWVDKVEPRYRDICLM from the exons ATGCTTGCATCGCCTGAGAGGCGCTTCCTCTGGCAGTATTTCCTTTCCGCAGCCGAGACCGATTTCTTATGTCTGGACTGGGAGGATGTCGGCCACTTGTACGCATATCAGCACCCATACATCACCAATCTCCCTTACATGGCGCTCTCCAACGCTGCCCTACGTGGTGCCATCTTTTGCTTCAGCGCCGCTCAGTATCAGCTACGATTCGAGCGGGAAGATTTCATCGTCACGAAAAGCGTGACATGTTCTGAGGCGGTTCGGTCCATTGAAATCCAACTGTCGAGCACGACACGCGACGAGAGCAATCTACTTTCCATCGTCTACGCAGCTACCTTACTCTACTCTTTTGGGCCTGAGCGTCGCGATTATCTCCGGATAGCGTCACAGCTTGTCATCGAGTTTTTAGCGGGATGGAAACCAGAAGCAAACACGTCCAAGTCGTATCCCGAGATAACGCTGACGGAATACCGCTGGACTGTCATATGTACGCTGTGTTCTTTGCAGAAGCCCAATCCTGCTCTAGGGGACCGGATCTGCCACATGATCGAGATGGGAGATTATGAGGTCGAACAGAAATATTCCAACGCCTTTCAGAGCTGGGTTAGCCATCCCATTTACACATTTTCACCTCGACTCGTCAATCCCTTATTGCGAATCGGCCGGCTGTTGCAAAGCCAACTCTCCCAACTTGATGGTGGAGCTGATCACGAGCCCCCTCCAACTTGGGAAAGCCGAGtggcagaggcagaagaaATCCTCCTTCAAGCTCGTGAGCGCGATGCGAGTGTCTCAGAGTCGGCACTCGACGGTGCAGATCCAGTGGCCGTGGTAGCACTCAACGAATCCATGTACGCAGCAAGTTCCATCCTACTCTACGCTCGCATCCATGGTATGCCGTTCACAGCGCCATTCATACGTCGACAGGCCCGCATAGTTGTGGATGAGATCTCCAAGATACAGCCCACGTCGCATGTATCTTATGCCATAGTCTTCCCACTCTTTGTCGCCGGATGCGAGGCCGTGGAGCCGCAAGTACGGGATGTGGTCGAACAGAGACTTCGGGAGCCTCGAGGAGTATCATATAATCGCGGAGACGTTATTGGCGCCCTCCATCGTATTTGGGAGATTCGAGATCTCGAACCAGGCCTCCCATGGCCGCACTGGGTTGATAAAG TGGAACCACGATATCGAGATATTTGCTTGATGTAG